GCTCCCGTGCCGAGTTCCTTATCCGCCAGCAATGCGTCGGCAATGACCGGAATCAGCCGTCCGTTCAGCGGGATGCGAACATTCTTGCCGAACACGTCGGCGTAACGTTCGTCTGTGGATGGACGCAGACCGCCGTGTCGCCCAGCATCGTTTCCGGACGTGTCGTTGAAAAACTGATCTTCTGCCCGGTCGGCTGGCCGTTGTCGTCCACCACCGATAGTTGAATGTCCAGAAGTGTCCGTCGATGTCTTCGCTGAAGACTTCGTCGTCGGCGACGGCGGTCTGTGGCATGAGTGTCCTGCTGACCAGCCGCTTGCCTCGAAAAATCAACCCGTCGCAAAACATTCGGAAGCGTATGCACGGCTTTGCTGCAGACGTCGTCCAGAGTGAACCGGACTCGCCGCCAGTCGCAGCTTTCGCCGATCTGTTTGAGCTGATTCAGAATCCGCTGTTCGTACTGGTCTTTCCACTTCCAGATGC
This region of Planctomycetaceae bacterium genomic DNA includes:
- a CDS encoding class I tRNA ligase family protein yields the protein MSGISSKTYDPASAQSRWIQHWESQGYCNADPKPDREAHTIMIPLPNVTGALHMGHCLNGTLQDLLTRWRRMQGYEALWMPGTDRTGIATQAVVERRMLEEEGLTRRDIGRDALVERIWKWKDQYEQRILNQLKQIGESCDWRRVRFTLDDVCSKAVHTLPNVLRRVDFSRQAAGQQDTHATDRRRRRRSLQRRHRRTLLDIQLSVVDDNGQPTGQKISFSTTRPETMLGDTAVCVHPQTNVTPTCSARMFASR